One genomic segment of Aquamicrobium sp. includes these proteins:
- the ftsE gene encoding cell division ATP-binding protein FtsE, producing the protein MIRFENVGLRYGMGPEILRDISFHLPERSFQFLSGPSGAGKTTLLRLLFLSLKPTRGLITVFGKDRSRITPRDLPHMRRRIGVVFQDFRLLDHMTTYENVALPLRVRGREEASYRADVVELLKWVGLGERMHVLPPVLSGGEKQRAAIARALIEQPRILLADEPTGNVDPPLARRLLRLFIELNRLGTAVVIATHDLNLMEQVDARRMVLEGGRLEIHD; encoded by the coding sequence GTGATTCGCTTCGAGAATGTCGGCTTGAGATACGGGATGGGACCGGAAATCCTCCGCGACATCTCGTTTCATCTGCCGGAGCGCTCGTTCCAGTTCCTGAGCGGTCCCTCGGGCGCCGGCAAGACCACGCTGTTGCGGCTGCTCTTCCTGTCGCTGAAGCCGACGCGCGGGCTGATCACCGTCTTCGGCAAGGACCGCTCGCGCATCACGCCGCGCGACCTGCCGCACATGCGCCGGCGGATCGGCGTCGTTTTCCAGGATTTCCGCCTGCTCGACCACATGACGACCTACGAGAATGTGGCGCTGCCGCTGCGTGTGCGCGGGCGCGAGGAGGCGTCCTACCGCGCCGACGTGGTCGAGCTCCTGAAATGGGTCGGGCTCGGCGAGCGCATGCACGTCCTGCCGCCGGTGCTGTCGGGCGGCGAGAAGCAGCGCGCAGCCATCGCCCGCGCGCTGATCGAGCAGCCGCGCATCCTGCTCGCCGACGAGCCGACCGGCAATGTCGACCCGCCGCTGGCGCGCCGGCTGCTGCGCCTGTTCATCGAGCTGAACCGCCTCGGCACGGCGGTGGTGATCGCCACCCACGATCTCAACCTGATGGAGCAGGTCGACGCGCGGCGCATGGTCCTCGAGGGCGGGAGGCTCGAAATCCATGACTGA